The genomic interval CCAGGATGGCCGGCGCGGTGGCATCGGGCTCGGAGCGGGGCTGAGACGTGGTCATCGCCATCGCTTCAGTATAGGCGTGCCCGCGCCCGACGGTATCAGGCCCGTGCTGACATGCTGCTGAAATCGTGCGTTGCCGTGTGTCTGCCTCGATGGCGTCGTTGGCGCGGAGCGCCCGGGTTGGGACGGGGCGGCTCGCCGGCCTACACTCTCCACCCGGGCGCGAGCACGTTCCACTCCTGCGCCCTCTGGGAGGAGCTATGCCGCTGGACCCACAGGCTCGTGCCTATCTGGACGCTGGCGCCGTTCTCGGCCTCAAAGCGCCCCGCGACAGCACCCCTGAAGAGGCGCGGGCAGGCGCACTGAAGCGCCGCCACCACTTCGGTATCCCGCCGATCCCCGTCGCGAAGGTCGAAGATCGCGCCGTGCCCGGCCCGGCCGGCGAGATCCCGATCCAGATCTACACCCCCGAGGCTGCCGGACCGCTCCCGGTGCTGGTCTACTACCACGGCGGTGGCTGGGTCTCGGGCTGCATCGAGACGCACGAGAACGCCTGTCGCGCCCTGGCGAACCTGACCCCCTGCGTGGTGGTCTCCGTCGAGTACCGCCGCGCGCCCGAGACGAAGTTCCCCGGGCCGCTGGAGGACTGCTACGCCGCGACCTCCTGGGTCTCGGAGCACGCGTCGGAGATCGGGGCGGACGCGGCGCGACTGGCCGTCGGCGGCGACAGCGCCGGCGGCAACCTGGCGGCCGCCGTGGCCCTGCTGGCCCGCGAGCGCGGCGGCCCGACGGTCGCCTACCAGTTGCTGATCTACCCCGTCACGGACTGCAACTTTGAGACGGTCTCCTATCGGGAGGCCGCCGAAGGGTACGGCCTGACCCAGGACTCCATGCGCTACTTCTGGGAGATGTACACGCCGGACGAGGCCGACGCCGCGAACCCACTGGCCTCGGTGCTGCGGGCCGACCTGTCAGGGCTGCCGCCGGCCCATCTCCTCACCGCCGAGTACGATCCGCTGCGCGACGAGGGCGACGCCTACGCCGCGAAGCTCAAGGCGGCCGGCGTTGAGGTCGACCACGTCACCTATCCGGGCCAGATCCACGGCTTCTTCAACGTCGGCACGATGATGAAGACCGGCGAGGTGGCCGTCGAGCGGGCCGCGAAGGCGATGGCGAAGGCGCTCGCGCCGGCCGGCGTCGCCTGACCGTTCCTGGAGTCCACGAAGCTGCAAGCGCCCCGCCAGAGACGGCGGGGCGCTCGTCTGCCCCGTCCTGGGCCGCGCCGGCCCCGGCGCCGTGCACGGCGAGGGAGCGCGCCAGGACGTGGTACCGTGTGGGGCAGCACCCACGTGGAGCCGATCCACCATGACGCTCACCCTGCGGCCGGCTCACCGGGATGATGCGCACCCGCTCGGACGGATCTGCTACGAGGCGTTCGAGGTCATCGGCCGGGCGCACAACTTCCCGGGCAGCTTCCGGCACGCTGCTGCCGCCGCCGACCTGCTCTTGACGCTCATCGTCCACCCGCGCGTCTACGGCGTGGTGGCCGAGCGCGACGGCGTCATCGTCGGCAGCACCTTCGTGGACGAGCGCTCGACGGTCTACGGCATCGGCCCGGTCACCGTCGATCCGGCCACCCAGAACGACGGCGTTGGCCGAGCGATGGTGCAGCACGTGCTCGACCGCGCTGCCAGCCAGGGCGCGGCCAGCGTGCGGCTGGTGCAGGCGGCCTACCATGCGCGGGCGCTGGCCCTCTACGCCCGCCTCGGATTCCAGGTTCGGGAGGGGCTGGCGGTCATGAACGGCCCGGCCCTCAACCTGGAGCTGCCCGGCCGGGACGTACGCATCGCCACCGAGGACGACGTGCCGGCCTGCAACGCCCTCTGCCGGACCATCCACGGCATCGACCGCGGCGGCGAGCTGCTGGACGCCATCCGTGAGGGCACCGCGCTGGCCGTGGAGACGGACGGACGCGTGACCGGCTACGCTTCGTCGCTGTCGTTCTCGGGCCACGCGGTGGGCGAGACGGCGGACGACATCAAGGCGTTGATCGGGGCCGTGCCGTTCATCCCCAGTCCGGGCATCCTGGTGCCGCTCCGCAGTCCCCTCTTCCAGTGGGCGCTGGCGCGAGGGCTGCGCGTCGGCGTGGTCATGAACCTGATGAGCGTGGGCCTCTACAACGAGCCGTCCGGCTCCTATCTGCCGTCTGTCCTGTACTAAACTGCCAGCAGTTGCTGAAGGGGAAGATGCTTGGCTACTGAGGCGCCACGACCACCGCTCCGCGCCGCCTTGATCGGCTGCGGACACATCTCCAGCCGTCACGTGCCGGCCTGGCAGGCCTCGCCGGACGCCGAGCTGGTTGCCGTCTGCGACCAGGATCGCGCCCGCGCCGAGGCCCGGGCGCGCGAGTTCGGCATCGCGAAGGTCTACGACAGCGTCGAGCAGATGCTGGACACCGAGCCGCTCGACTGCGTAGACATCGCCACCCACGATGTGACCCACACGAGCCTGGTCACGCAGGTTGCGAGCCGTGGGCTGGCCGTGCTCTGCCAGAAGCCGCTCGCCCCGACGCTGGCCGAGGCCCGCGCGATGGTCGAGCTGACGGCCAGGGCGGGCGTCCGCTTCATGGTCATGGAGATGTGGCGGCACCTGAAGCCCGTCCGCGACATGAAGCGCCACCTGGACGCCGGGCTGATTGGCGACGTGTACGCGCTGCGCCTGCTGGCCCCGCCGCGCTTCCTGCGCCGCACCCGCCCCATCGACGATCAGCAGCCGTACCTTGCCGATCTCCCGAAGCTGATGGTCTACGACACCTACATCCACCACATCGACGGCATCCGCTACCTGCTCGGAGACGTGAGCAGCGTCTACGCCCGGATGTCGCACACCAATCCGGCGATTGTGGGCGAAGACCGGCTGTTCCTGATCATGGGGCACGCCAGCGGCGCGACGTCGTCGCTGGATGCCTCGTGGGTCGTGCCGGCCGAGAAGCGGACGAAGCTTGGCCTGGGCGATTTCCTGATCGAGGGAGTAGACGGCGCGCTCCACCTCGATCCGCACGATGCCCAGCTTCGGCACGTCACCTTCGGCGGGACAACGGTGTTGGAACAGTACGAGACGCACCCGGCCGGCGGTGGCGGCCCGATGGGGCAGGCGGCCTTCAACAGCTGCATCGGCGATTTCGCGGCGGGCGTCCGCCACGGCCGGCCGTTTGAGTCGGATGCTGCCGACAACCTCAAGACCCTGGCGATCACCCTCGCTTCCTACGAGAGCGTAGCGCGCGGCACGGCCGTCGCGCCGTCCGACGCCCCCTGATGACGAGGGCCGTGGATCATGGATCGTAGGTCGCGGGGCGCGGAAGCGAACGACCTGACATGCGCTTCAGTTCTCGTCGTAAACACGCAAGCTTCATGTCATGCTGAGCGCAGCGAAGGACCTCACCCGCTGACGCGAGGGTTGACGGTCAGCGGCCGGCAGTCAGCAAGGGTATGTCATCCTGAGGGTATGTCATCCTGAACGAGCGAGCTTGCGAGCGCAGTGAAGGACCTCACCCGCTGACGCGAGAGTTGACGGTCAGCGGGTGAGGTCCTTCGCTGCGCTCAGGATGACAACTGTAACTTGCACGTTTTCACCACGATCCACGATCCACGATCCACGATCCACGATCCACGATCCACGACCCCGGAGTACACCTATGGCAACGCAGCCCCCCTTGCGCGTCGGCCTGATCGGCGCGGGCTTCATCGTCGAGCGACACATCCCGGCCTGGCAGGCGACGCCGGACGCCGAGCTGGTCGCCGTCTGCGACCTCAACCGCGAGCGGGCTGCCGCTCGCGCGGCACAGTACGGCATCCCCGCCGTCTACGACAGCGTCGAGGCGATGCTGGAGGCCGAGAACCTGGACGCCGTCGATATCGCGACGCGGCCGGAGAGCCACAAGGCACTCGCGACGCTGGCGGCTGAGCGCGGCGTCCACGTCCTCTGCCAGAAGCCGCTCGCGGCGACGGTGGGAGAGGCTCGGGAGATCGCCGGCATCTGCGCCCGGGCCGGTGTCCGCTTCATGGTGCTGGAGATGTGGCGGCACGTGCCGGCCTTGAAGGATCTCAAGCGGCAGCTCGACGCTGGCAGCATCGGCGAGGTCCACATGCTGCGGCTGCTCGGGCACCGCCGCCCGATGAACCGCTTTCACCCCGTCAACCCGGACCAGCCGTACTTCGCGGAGATGCCGAAGCTGCTGGTCTACGAGATGATGATTCACTACATCGACGGCATCCGCTTCCTGATGGGCGACGTGGGCAGCGTCTACGCCCGCGTCATGCGTGTCAACCCGATCATCGTGGGGGAGGATCACGCGCTCGTGGTGTTCGGGCACAAGAGCGGCGCGACCTCGTACGTCGATTGCTCGTGGGCCTCCCCCACGGATCGCCAGCCGAAGATGGGCACAGGCGACCTGCTGATTGAGGGACAGGACGGCTCACTGCACCTGGACGTGTACGACGCCGAGCTGCGCCACATCGCCAACGACGGCACGGTGACGGTGCTCGAACGGTATGAGGAGCCGCGAAGTGCCTATCAGGCCGCCTTCAACGGCTGCATCGCCGACTTCGCCGGATCGATCCGCGAAGGGCGGCCGTTCATCTCACCCGGCTCGGACAACATCCGGACGCTGGCAGCGACGCTCGCCGCCTATGAGAGCATCAAGAACAACACGGTCGTCGATCCCGACCTGACGCCCTGAGTACCCACGCCCGTCATCCCGACCGCGGCGAGGAACGAGCGAAGCGGAGGGATCTTCCCGCTTCATCCAACTGCAGTGTGCAGGGGGAAGATCCCTCAGCTCCGTTCGCAAGCTCACTTCGCTCGGGATGACGGTCAGCGGCCAGGGCAATCGCATGTTGATGTCGTCGTGCCGCCGCGTCGGGGCTTGAAAGCCCCGCCTACGATCCTGCAGTCGCTGCGCGACGCCCCGGTCTCACCAGTGCCGGCCGTGCCCGGCGTCCGTCGCGCAGCGACGGTGTGACGGTAGGCGGGGACTTCAGTCCCCGACCGCCCGTTCCATGATGCTTCGGGAACACCAGCGAACATGCAATTGCCCAGGGTCAGCGGCGGAGGCTCACTTCGCTCGGGATGACGGTGAGTAGCGTACGCTCGCTGCGAATAGGATGCCTCCCTCTCCCGCGCACAGGGAGAGGGATGTCGATGCAGTCGATAGTTGCGCCGCGCAGCGGTCGGGGGGTGAGGGCTTTCCCGGAGCCGAGGGGCTGAGGGGCTTCTCCCCGGTGAGCGTCGCCGTTCGTCAGGCCGGCGGGATGTTCTGGTTCAACTGGAAGACGTTCGTCGGGTCGTACTGGCGCTTGACGGCCGCCAGCCGCGCGTAGTTCGGCCCGTACGCCGCCCGAATCCGCGCCGTCCCGTCCTGGCCCGGCTCCAGGTAGTTCACGTACACACCACCTGAGGCGAACGGCTGCATCGCCTGCCAGACATCGCGCGCCCACTGGATGTGCTGCTCAGACTCCGCCACGTCCGTCCAGCGCGAGATGATCAGCAGGTTGTAGTCCCAGTCACGGTGGCTGAACGCCGTCTCCTCGGGGCCGACCCGCCGGTACGCCCCGCCGAACTGCTCCAGCACCACCGCTGAGAGCGGCGACGGCACCGCCGCCACCTGGGCGACGATCGCGTCGATGGCCTCATCCGAGAGCGCTTTGAGGAACTCGGACTTCCAGTAGTTCTGCAGGCCGAACGGGAAGCCCTCGTCGAGGAGGGTCTGCTGCTGCTCGTAGGCCATCGGCCCGACGAGGTCGGCCAGGGGTGCGGAGCCCTCACGCAGCGGCTTCAGGAGCGCCTCACCCTGGGCAGGATCGCCGTTGTAGCAGACGATCAACGCCACCACCTTGGCCCCCTCGGGCGAGGTCATCAGCGCGGCGAACGCGGTCATCGCGTCCGGGGCCGTCGCGTTGAAGTCGCGGTACGCCGTCAGGATCTCCTTCGCCCGCTCGAACGGGTAGACCAGCATGCCGCCGAGGATCGGGCCGACCGGGTACAACTGGTACTCGAACGAGGTCACGATGCCGAAGTTGCCGCCGCCGCCCTTGAGCGCCCAGAACAGATCCGGGTTGCTGTCCTGGCTGGCCGTCACCAGCATGCCGTCCGCCAGCACCACGTCCGCCGAGAGCAGGTTGTCGCAGGCCAGCCCGTAGCCGCGCCCGAGCCAGCCGAAGCCGCCGCCCAGCGTCAGCCCGGCAATGCCCGTCGAAGAGACTGCGCCGCCGGTGGTCGCCAGCCCATGCGTCTGCGTCTCACGGTCGAACTCGCGCCAGGTCAGGCCGGCCTGGGCGCGGACCGTGCGCGCGGCCGGATCGACGCGGATCCCCTTCATCAGGGTCAGGTCGATCATCAGGCCGCCCTCGCAGACGGCGTTCCCCGCGACGTTGTGGCCGCCGCCGCGCACGCTCATCACCAGATCGTGCTGGCGGGCGAAGCGCACTGCCTTGACGACGTCTCCCGTGGCTGTACACCGCGCGATCAACCCGGGCCGCCGGTCGATCATCGCGTTGAAGGTGTGGCGGGCCTCCTCGTAGCCGGCGTCGCCGGCGGCCAGCAGCGGGCCGCCCAGGCTGGCCCGGAACGCCGCAATCGCCCCCTCGTCAATCGATCCGATGCCGCCAGATGTGAGCTGTGCCGTCATGGTCCCTCCCTAACGCCAGCGACGGATCACCGTCAGCACTGCTGGTCCCCGCCGAAACATAGCACCCGCCTGCAACGGCCGGGCTGGAATGTCTCCGCGACGCGCACGCAGGTTGTGTCGCAGTGGAGCGGCCATCCGGATCCCCCGTCCGCGGGAGCTTCCTTCGAGTACGGCCCCGTTTGCACGCACCATGATGCAGCGGCGTGGCGGCGGGCAGGTGTGACCGGCGTAACAGCCAAACTGTTCCGCGAAGGACGACGATCGCCAGGGCCAGACCGCGTTCAGGCCGAGCGTGGCGGCTCCGGCGGCAGTTCGAGCAGGCGGACGTGCAACGGCAGCCCGGTCACGTCGTAGAGCGCCCGGTCGATAGCGGTCCGGAAGCGCCGTGACAGCACCGCTTGCACGTAGGCGGACGGCACGCCCACCGTCAGCCAGCCGCCGCTCTGGTACAGCCCGACAGTGCCCCGGAGGAACGCGCGAAGTTGGCCTCGTTGACCATGCCCCGCAGCTCGCGGAGGGCAGCCGTCCAGAGCGCATGCGCGTGCAGACTGGCCGTCGTTCGTTCGGCGGCCGCGGCCGGTTGGCGGACTGGTTGGCGGGCCGTCGCGCGCTCGCTGGCGGCGGGTGGTTGGCTGGCGCAGGCTTCCCGGCCGGCAGACGCCAGCCCAGCTGCTCGGGCGCGCAGCCAGGCGCCGCCCGGCCGCCGCACCAGCAGCCCGGCCCCGGCCAGTGCAGCCAGCAAGACCCCCGGTTCGCCGCGCCAGCCGGCGGCCTGCGCGATGGCGCGCGGCGAGCAGCCGGTCAGCGTGCCGGACGGCGCGTGCAGGGCGGCCCAGCGTCGGAGGCGCGCCACGTGCGCGGCGGCACGTGTCGGGTCGTTGCTGCCGAGCAGGACGGCGAGCCGCTGCAGCCGACGTGGGCTGTCACGTGCTTCGTCCAGCTCACCCAACACCGCAACGCCCTCCGGCCTGATGATAGCGCCGGAAGGGTACCCGTCGCGCGGGCAAACGCGCGCACCAGCCGGGCAGGGCGATCGCATGTTCGTTGGCGTTTCCTGAATGTGGTACGACGGGCAGTCGGGGCTTGAAAGCCCCGCCTACAGTCGTTCCGTCGCTGCGCGACGGACGCCGGGAACGGCATCGGCAAGCGAGACCGAGGCGTCGCGAAGCGACTGCAGGATGGTAGGCGGGGCTTTCAAGCCCCGACCACGCTGTACGACGCGCTCATCATGCAATCGCCCTGACCAGCCGGGCGTCAGGCAGGGATCAGGCGTTGAAGGTGACGGCCACCAGCGGACTGTTGGCTTCCCAGGCGGGCAGATCGCTGGCCGGCCGGCCGAGCTTCTCCAGCAGCCGCGCGAGCACCGCACGTCGCTCGTCCGGCTCGGTGATCGGGCGGGCAGTGGCCGGCAGGTCTGCCTGAGCGCTCTCCTTCAAATGGAAGGTGAAGCTCGGGTGCGCCACCATGTTGGCGTACCAGTCCCGCTTGCCGGGCAGGCCGGTGATGTACACCTGCCCGTCGAGGACGTGGTACCACATCTCGACGCGGCGGGCCTCGCCGCTGGTGCGCCCTGTCGTCGTGATGTCGATGACCTTGTCATGGGCAATCGCCTGGCGGGTCCGCTCGTCCATGTGGCCCCCTCAGCCGAGCGCGGTCAGCGACTCGAAGGTCGGTGCGGCGGACACGCCCTCAGCTTCGGCGGAGAGCAGCCGCGTCAGGCGTTGCCCAAGCTGCCCGTACCTGGCACGGTAGTCTTCCTGGGACCGCCGAATGATGTCGTGCGCCTCGGCCCGGCCGTACACATGCGTGATCTCGCTCTTGCGCTGCGTCGTGCCGGGGGCGTCCTTGTAGGTCAAGAAGTAGTGGCGCAGGCGCTCGATCGTGCTGATCGGCACGGACTTCAGATCGTTCATGCCACCGAACACCGCGTCCTGCTGCATCACCGCGATGATCTTGTCGTCCGCCTCGTTCCCGTCCAGCATCCGGAAGCCGCCAATCGGAGTGGCATGCAACAGGAAATCACCGTGGGTAAAATGCTTCTCCGTGAGAACACAGATGTCCAGCGGATCGCCATCGCCCACAATATCCGCGCGGCCGGTGCGCTGGCGTGTGCGCTCGCCGACGCGCTCGGCGCACAGCGTCTGGGGGATCAGGCCGTAGAGCGTCGGGCAGACGTTCGAGTACTTCTGCGGCCGATCGACCTTCAGGATGCCGGTCTCTTTGTCAAGCTCATACTTGACAGTATCCGTCGGCACGATCTCAATATAGACATTGACGACTTCGGGGGCGTCAGGCCCAATAGAGATGCCGTGCCATGGATGGGCGCGGAACATCAGGCCGAGGATGTCTCGCACTGTCGCGCCGTCGTGATCCACCAGATTCACCTCATTGTCCGCTGCAAGTGTACGGGACGGTCCAGCGCCCCCACCAGACAATCCCCGGTGGCATACGTCACGAGTAGACTCACCGCTGAAGCATGCTGATCGGCCGGCCGCCGGCGCCGGACTGCGAACGAGAGCAGAGGTCCATGCCCCAGGATTCGCATACGCCGCGGACAGCGGGTGCGCCGCTGCGCCCGCCGCCGCTCCCATCTGCCCTGACCATCCCCGTCGTGCTGGGAAGTGTGCGCGCCCAGCGTCAGAGTGCGCGTCCGGCGCTGTTGCTGGCGGAGCGCCTGGCTGCGCGGGGCTACGCGGCGCCGCTCCTCGATTTGCGGACGCTGGATCTGCCAGTGTTTGGGCAGCGTGGCGACGCGGATCAGCACGCGGGCGTGCTCGAGCTGCAGCGGGTGGCCGCGCAGGCTGATGCGATGGTCTGGCTGACGCCGGAGTACAACCACAGCTTCACCTCGGCGGTGAAGAACGCCGTCGATTTCCTGCACCGCGAGCTTCGGCGGAAGCCCGTGGCCGTCTGTGGCCTGTCTGGCGGAGGGCTGGGCGGTGCGCGGGCCGTGGAGCAGCTCAAACTGGTGCTGATCGAGCTGCACGCCGTCCCGATCCGTGACTCGGTCTACTTCAGCGACGCGCGTGGCCTGTTTGATGCAAATGGACACCTCCTGCAGCCCGCCTATGTCGCACGTATCGACGATATGCTGGCCGAACTGATCTGGTATGCCCAGGTGCTGACCTGGGGGCGAGACGTGCTCCCGCCACCAGCGAGGAGCAAGGGGTAGTTTGAAGAGGGGTATTTCTCCACATCTGCTGCGAGCATGTGGCGCTGACCGATGTATGGCGTCCCCTCAGCCTCCTGCTCGTCGTTCCCTCTCACGCGTTTCGCGGTCGTTTCGCAGCCGAGACGCCGTTCACTGATGGTGCGATGAAGGCACGCTTCCCTGGTAGCCTCCGGACGCGGTTGTTCCTGCTGATCGCGCTGGCCGTCATGCCGGCCCTGGTGGCACTGATCATCGGCGGGCTGGTGCAACGTCGCCAGTTGTCCGAGACGCAGCAGGCGGAGATTGTGCGCCTCGCGCGGATCATGGCTGGCGGCCACGCCCGTGAGATCGCTCAAGCCCGGATTCTGCTGGTCGGCCTTGCTCAGCACCCGACGGTGCTCGCCGCCGAGTCCGACCCGGCCGCCTGCTCCCGCTTTCTCCAGCGGATCATGGACGAGCATGATCGCTACACCAACCTCGCCGTGGCCCGGCTCGACGGGGAATTCGTCTGCAGCGGCCGACCCTTCACGGGATCGGTGAACGTGGCAGACCGCTTCTACTTTCAGCGTGTCGTCCAGACGGGGCAGTTCGCGGTCGGCGATATCGTCACGGGGCGTGTCTCGGGTCGTCCGGGCTTCCAGACCGGCGCCCCGATGTTCGGGCCGAATGGCGGGATCGTCGCCGTCCTGCATGCAGGCATCGACCTCGACTGGCTCGCCAGTTTCGCTGCCGATGCGAGCCTCCCCAGTGGCGCACGCGTGAGCCTCCTCAGCACGGACGGAACGATCCTCGCCCGCGTGCCAGACCCAGAGCGGCTGACCGGGCAGACCGTCCGCGAGGATACGCTGCGCGAGCACCTCGGTCTGCGGCAGGAGGCATCGGGCTTCAGCCAGGGGGCGGATGGCAGCAGCCAGGTGTTCGCGCTGGCGCCGCTCGGCGCGCAAGGCGGGCCAGTTGGCAGCGCTCAGCCAGTCTGGGTCAGCCTGACAGCGCCAGGCGACACCTCTCTGGCGCAGACCGACACGCTCCTCGTCATTCTGGCCGCCGGGATCGCACTCACCCTGGTGGCCATGAACCTGGCCCTCGGGATCGGCGGCGACATCCTGTTTGTGCGGCCACTTCGTGGGCTGACCTGGACGCTGCAGCGGTTGGCCCACGGCGAGCTGGCCGTGCGGACCGGCATGGCCGCGGGGCAGGGCGAGCTGGCCGTGCTGGCCGGCGCAGTCGATGCCCTGGGGGAGATCGGCCAGCAGCGCGATGGTGAGCGTCGTGCTGCCGCTGCGGCCATCGAGGAGCGCGACTGCCGCTACGAGAGTGAGACCCGGCGGATGCTGCTGCTCCACGAGGCGTCCGCGACGCTCGCCGCCAGCTCTGGCGCGCCCGACGCGATCATCGTCCAGATCCTCAGAAGCACCGTCGGGCTGGTCGGTGCTGACAGTGCCTCGCTGTACCGTTGGGACGCCGAGGCCGGGCTGCTTCGTTGCGTCCGCAACTGGAATGTCCCCGCCCTGGATCTGACGCCCGACGTGCGCCCGGGCGAGGGGATCGTCGGCATCGCGTTCAGCCGCATTGAGCCGCTCGTCGTCGACAGCTACCCGACCTGGCCCCATGCGATGCAGACGGGCATCGCCGGTGGGCTGCGGTCTGGCGTGGCGGTGCCCCTGCGGTACGCCGGGCAGACCATTGGCGTCCTCGGCATTCGGACCTACCGTGCGGATACGCCGCCGTTCACGGAGGCGGACGCCCGGCTGCTGGCCCTGTTCGGGGATCAGGTGGCGGCGGCGCTCGAAGCGGCGCAGTTCTACGCTGGCCTCGCCGCGCAGATCGAGCGGCTGCGCGCCCTCTCTCGCCTGAATCAGGTCATCTCCGTCACGCGCGATCGGGCCGAGGTGCTCCGCGAGATCGCCGAAACGGCCGCCCGGCTGTTCGGCGCGGCCGTGGCGGCATTCTGGACGGTCAACGAATCGACGGGCCGCCTGTACCTGAGCGCGTCGTCCGACGAGCGGCTGGTCTTCCGTCTCTCCCGTGAGGGGCTGGCCATCGGGGAAGGGTTGCCGGGCTGGGTGGCGCAGCACCGGAAGCCGCTGGATGTGCCGAGCGTCTTCGCGGAGGATGCGCCGATCAAAGTGCTCCACACCGGCTGGTGGGAGCAGCATGGCTTGAGCAGCGCGTACCTCCACCCGGTAATGCACGACAACAGCTTGCTGGCCGTGCTCGTGTTGAACGGGAGCGCGCCGTTCCGGTTCAGCGTCGAGGACCGCGATCTCCTGGACAGCTTCCTCGTGCAGGCGACGGTGGCGATCCGCAACAGCACGCTGTACGCCTCGGTGGCTGAGGCGAACCTGGCGCTTGAGCAGGCCGTCGTCCGGGCGAACGAGCTGGCCCTGGCCGCTCAGGAGGCTGACCGGGCCAAGAGCGAGTTCCTGGCCACGATGAGCCACGAGATCCGCACACCGATGAACGGCGTGATCGGCATGACCGAGCTGCTGCTCGACACCCCGCTGGACGAGGAGCAGAAGGATCTGGCGACGACGATCCGCGCGAGCGCCGACGCTCTGCTCGGCATCATCAACGACATTCTCGACTTCTCGAAGATCGAGGCCGGGCGGATGGATGTCGAATCCGTCCCCTGCAACGTCCGGCAGGTCGTCGAGGACGTCGCGGACCTGATCGCTGAGTCGGCGCACCGCAAGGGGCTGGAACTGGTCTCGTTTGTGGACCCGCAGATGCCGGAGCGTCTGACTGGCGATCCCGGCCGCATCCGCCAGATCCTGCTGAACCTGGCGGCAAACGCCGTTAAGTTCACGGACTGGGGCGAGGTCGTGCTGTGGTCCGGCATCACCAGCGAAGACGCGGAGAGCGTGACCATTCGCTTTGAGGTACGGGATACCGGTGTCGGCATCGCACCGGAGGCCCGGCCACGGCTGTTCCAGGCGTTCTCGCAGGCCGACAGCTCCACCACGCGCCGCTACGGCGGGACCGGCCTCGGGCTGGCGATCTCGAAGCGGCTCGTCCAGATGATGGACGGCGAGATCGGGTTTGACAGCACGCCGGGCCAGGGCAGCACGTTCTGGTTCACGGTCCGCCTGCCGCGTGCTGTCGGCTCGGCGATCCGCCGGTTCCCGGACATCCTGCATGGGTTGCGGGCGCTGCTGGTGGTGGAGAATCCGACGCACCGCCTCGCGCTCCAACGGCAGTTGACCAGCTGGGGCGTCCTGGTGGAGGAGATCAGCACCGTCTCGCTGGCGCGGGAGCGGCAGCACGAGGCTGTCGCGGCCGGCACGCCGTTCGACGTCGCGCTGCTGGACGAGATCCTGACGGGCGACGGCAGCGGACGCACGTCACCACGCCTGGACGAGATCATGGCAGCGCTTGAGGCGGACACGCCGTGTATTGTCCTGACGACGCGCGGGACTGTCGCCACCGCCCCATC from Chloroflexota bacterium carries:
- a CDS encoding GAF domain-containing protein, which produces MKARFPGSLRTRLFLLIALAVMPALVALIIGGLVQRRQLSETQQAEIVRLARIMAGGHAREIAQARILLVGLAQHPTVLAAESDPAACSRFLQRIMDEHDRYTNLAVARLDGEFVCSGRPFTGSVNVADRFYFQRVVQTGQFAVGDIVTGRVSGRPGFQTGAPMFGPNGGIVAVLHAGIDLDWLASFAADASLPSGARVSLLSTDGTILARVPDPERLTGQTVREDTLREHLGLRQEASGFSQGADGSSQVFALAPLGAQGGPVGSAQPVWVSLTAPGDTSLAQTDTLLVILAAGIALTLVAMNLALGIGGDILFVRPLRGLTWTLQRLAHGELAVRTGMAAGQGELAVLAGAVDALGEIGQQRDGERRAAAAAIEERDCRYESETRRMLLLHEASATLAASSGAPDAIIVQILRSTVGLVGADSASLYRWDAEAGLLRCVRNWNVPALDLTPDVRPGEGIVGIAFSRIEPLVVDSYPTWPHAMQTGIAGGLRSGVAVPLRYAGQTIGVLGIRTYRADTPPFTEADARLLALFGDQVAAALEAAQFYAGLAAQIERLRALSRLNQVISVTRDRAEVLREIAETAARLFGAAVAAFWTVNESTGRLYLSASSDERLVFRLSREGLAIGEGLPGWVAQHRKPLDVPSVFAEDAPIKVLHTGWWEQHGLSSAYLHPVMHDNSLLAVLVLNGSAPFRFSVEDRDLLDSFLVQATVAIRNSTLYASVAEANLALEQAVVRANELALAAQEADRAKSEFLATMSHEIRTPMNGVIGMTELLLDTPLDEEQKDLATTIRASADALLGIINDILDFSKIEAGRMDVESVPCNVRQVVEDVADLIAESAHRKGLELVSFVDPQMPERLTGDPGRIRQILLNLAANAVKFTDWGEVVLWSGITSEDAESVTIRFEVRDTGVGIAPEARPRLFQAFSQADSSTTRRYGGTGLGLAISKRLVQMMDGEIGFDSTPGQGSTFWFTVRLPRAVGSAIRRFPDILHGLRALLVVENPTHRLALQRQLTSWGVLVEEISTVSLARERQHEAVAAGTPFDVALLDEILTGDGSGRTSPRLDEIMAALEADTPCIVLTTRGTVATAPSVERLRTITLSRPVRQRQLFAAVARAVGRARVAEPRPMPVRAGQPRAEAIEASPPPPAATILVAEDNAVNQEVARRLLARLGCTADVVQTGADAVTASAEREYAAILMDCQMPGLDGYEATAAIREREAAAGRLARHTPIIALTASAMPGDRERCLAAGMNDYISKPMTIERLADVLRRWVPGK